A DNA window from Undibacterium sp. YM2 contains the following coding sequences:
- a CDS encoding malate dehydrogenase, with protein sequence MAKSPMRVAVTGAAGQIGYSLLFRIANGDMLGKDQPVILQLLEIPDEKAQKALKGVMMEIDDCAFPLLAGMTAHSDPMTAFKDIDVALLVGARPRGPGMERKDLLEANAQIFTVQGKALDAVASRNVKVLVVGNPANTNAYIAMKSAPSLPAKNFTAMLRLDHNRALSQVAAKVGKPVAAVEKLCVWGNHSPTMYADYRFATVDGASVKDLINDQVWNKDVFLPTVGKRGAAIIEARGLSSAASAANAAIDHVRDWLLGTNGKWTTMGIPSDGSYGIPEGTMFGFPVTTENGEYTIVQGLEIDEFSRERINITLKELQEERDGVKHLVG encoded by the coding sequence ATGGCGAAATCCCCTATGCGCGTAGCTGTCACCGGCGCCGCAGGCCAAATTGGCTATTCCCTTCTGTTCCGTATCGCCAATGGCGACATGCTGGGCAAAGACCAGCCAGTGATTCTGCAATTATTGGAAATTCCTGACGAAAAAGCCCAGAAAGCGCTGAAAGGCGTAATGATGGAAATCGACGACTGCGCATTCCCACTGTTGGCTGGCATGACAGCTCACAGCGATCCAATGACAGCGTTCAAAGATATCGACGTCGCCCTGCTGGTTGGTGCGCGTCCTCGCGGCCCAGGTATGGAACGCAAAGATCTGCTGGAAGCCAACGCGCAGATTTTCACTGTACAAGGCAAGGCACTTGATGCAGTAGCATCCCGCAATGTTAAAGTTCTGGTCGTTGGCAACCCAGCCAATACCAATGCTTACATCGCGATGAAATCAGCACCTTCCCTGCCAGCGAAAAACTTCACAGCAATGCTGCGCCTGGATCACAACCGCGCCTTGTCTCAAGTGGCAGCCAAAGTTGGCAAGCCAGTTGCTGCAGTTGAAAAACTGTGCGTATGGGGCAATCACTCCCCAACCATGTACGCTGACTATCGCTTCGCGACAGTTGACGGTGCATCTGTCAAAGACCTGATCAATGATCAAGTCTGGAACAAGGATGTATTCCTGCCTACAGTTGGCAAACGCGGCGCAGCAATTATCGAAGCACGCGGCCTGTCTTCTGCAGCTTCTGCAGCGAACGCAGCAATCGACCACGTACGTGACTGGTTGCTGGGCACAAATGGTAAATGGACAACAATGGGTATCCCTTCCGATGGCTCTTATGGCATCCCAGAAGGCACCATGTTCGGCTTCCCTGTGACAACAGAAAATGGTGAATACACCATCGTTCAAGGTCTGGAAATCGACGAGTTTTCCCGTGAACGCATCAACATCACACTCAAAGAATTGCAAGAAGAGCGTGATGGCGTCAAACACCTGGTAGGTTAA
- the acnA gene encoding aconitate hydratase AcnA has translation MSQNAYKDAFKTLKDFKISDTKKGKFFSLPALEKNLGVKISRLPVSIRIVLESVLRNCDGKKVTEEHVKQLANWGATAARTDEIPFVVSRVVLQDFTGVPLLADLAAMRNVAAKQGKNPKNIEPLVPVDLVVDHSVQIDHFREKKALDLNMKLEFQRNNERYQFMKWGMQAFDTFGVVPPGFGIVHQVNLEYLARGVHKIKDAKKNEVFYPDTLVGTDSHTTMINGIGVVGWGVGGIEAEAGMLGQPVYFLTPDVVGVNLTGALREGCTATDLVLTITELLRKAKVVGKFVEFFGEGTRSLSLTDRATIANMAPEYGATMGFFPVDEATIDYFKGTGRTKAEIDAFEGYFKAQKMFGIPAAGDIDYTTEISLDLSTVAPSLAGPKRPQDRIEIGNVKSTFADLFSKPTSENGFNKKAEDLDAVYTNTDGVKVKNGDVLIAAITSCTNTSNPSVLLAAGLLAKKAVEAGLKVAPHIKTSLAPGSRVVTKYLEAAGLLPYLEKLGFGVTAYGCTTCIGNAGDLTPAMNEAIVANDVVASAVLSGNRNFEARIHPNIRSNFLASPPLVVAYAIAGNMTRDLMTEPVGRVKGKDIFLGDIWPTSAEINKLMKYAMNSKTFKENYADVKGAPGKLWENIQGVAEGEVYNWPTSTYIAEPPFFADFTMEPKAAATGITGARALGVFGDSITTDHISPAGSIKESSPAGKWLKENGVLKADFNSYGSRRGNHEIMMRGTFANVRIKNLMIPAKEDGSRVEGGETLFQPTGEPMAIYDAAMKYVAEGTPTMIFGGEEYGTGSSRDWAAKGTQLLGVKAVIARSFERIHRSNLVGMGVLPLQFIGTDSVDTLGITGNESFDLKGIEDEIKPQQEVTLVINRANGEKKEVKVLLRIDTPIEVDYYKHGGILPFVLRQLLAA, from the coding sequence ATGAGCCAAAATGCGTACAAAGATGCATTCAAAACCCTGAAAGATTTTAAAATTTCAGACACCAAGAAAGGCAAGTTCTTTTCCCTGCCTGCACTGGAAAAAAATCTCGGCGTAAAAATCTCACGCCTGCCAGTCTCCATCCGTATCGTGCTGGAATCGGTACTGCGTAACTGCGACGGCAAAAAAGTCACCGAAGAGCACGTCAAGCAGTTGGCGAACTGGGGTGCAACTGCAGCCCGCACGGACGAAATCCCTTTCGTCGTATCCCGCGTTGTCCTGCAAGATTTTACCGGCGTCCCTTTGCTGGCTGACCTGGCTGCGATGCGCAACGTCGCTGCCAAGCAAGGCAAAAATCCAAAAAATATCGAGCCATTGGTTCCGGTTGATCTGGTCGTAGATCACTCCGTGCAGATCGATCATTTCCGCGAAAAGAAAGCGCTGGACCTGAACATGAAACTGGAATTCCAACGCAATAACGAGCGTTACCAGTTCATGAAATGGGGCATGCAGGCATTTGATACTTTTGGCGTGGTTCCTCCAGGCTTTGGTATCGTCCATCAGGTCAATCTGGAATACCTCGCACGCGGCGTACACAAAATCAAAGATGCCAAGAAAAATGAAGTCTTCTATCCAGACACACTGGTAGGTACAGACTCCCACACCACCATGATCAATGGTATCGGTGTCGTCGGCTGGGGCGTGGGCGGTATTGAAGCCGAAGCCGGCATGCTGGGTCAACCGGTCTATTTCCTGACACCTGACGTGGTCGGCGTGAACCTGACTGGCGCATTGCGCGAAGGTTGCACGGCAACGGATCTGGTACTGACAATTACCGAATTGCTGCGCAAAGCCAAGGTTGTTGGCAAGTTTGTTGAATTCTTTGGCGAAGGCACACGCTCCCTGTCACTGACAGACCGCGCCACCATCGCCAACATGGCACCAGAATACGGCGCCACCATGGGCTTCTTCCCGGTTGATGAAGCGACTATCGACTACTTCAAAGGCACAGGCCGCACCAAGGCAGAAATAGACGCATTCGAAGGCTATTTCAAAGCCCAGAAAATGTTCGGCATCCCTGCTGCTGGCGACATCGACTATACGACAGAAATCAGCCTCGATCTGTCCACCGTTGCACCATCTCTGGCTGGCCCTAAACGCCCACAAGACCGTATTGAAATCGGAAACGTCAAATCGACTTTTGCAGACCTGTTCTCGAAACCAACCTCCGAGAACGGCTTCAACAAAAAAGCAGAAGATCTGGATGCGGTCTACACCAATACTGATGGCGTGAAAGTCAAAAACGGCGATGTATTGATCGCTGCAATTACATCCTGCACCAACACATCCAATCCTAGCGTCTTGCTGGCAGCAGGCTTGCTGGCCAAGAAAGCCGTTGAAGCTGGCTTGAAAGTTGCCCCGCATATCAAAACTTCGCTGGCTCCTGGCTCGCGCGTTGTGACCAAATACCTGGAAGCAGCAGGTTTGTTGCCTTACCTGGAAAAACTCGGCTTCGGCGTCACAGCCTACGGTTGCACAACCTGTATCGGCAATGCCGGTGACCTGACACCTGCAATGAATGAAGCAATTGTTGCCAACGACGTCGTCGCATCTGCAGTTCTGTCCGGCAACCGTAACTTTGAAGCACGTATTCACCCGAATATCCGCTCCAACTTCCTGGCCTCCCCTCCATTGGTGGTTGCCTACGCCATTGCTGGCAATATGACACGCGACCTGATGACAGAGCCAGTTGGCCGCGTTAAAGGCAAGGACATTTTCCTGGGTGACATCTGGCCTACCAGTGCAGAAATCAACAAGCTGATGAAATATGCGATGAATTCCAAGACTTTCAAGGAAAACTACGCTGACGTCAAAGGTGCACCAGGCAAGCTGTGGGAAAACATCCAGGGTGTTGCAGAAGGTGAAGTCTATAACTGGCCTACTTCCACCTATATCGCTGAGCCACCATTCTTTGCTGACTTCACGATGGAACCAAAAGCCGCCGCGACAGGTATCACTGGTGCGCGTGCACTGGGCGTATTCGGCGACTCCATCACGACTGACCATATCTCCCCAGCTGGCTCCATCAAGGAATCCAGCCCTGCAGGTAAATGGCTGAAAGAAAACGGCGTCTTGAAAGCCGATTTCAACTCCTACGGCTCACGTCGTGGCAACCATGAAATCATGATGCGCGGCACGTTTGCCAACGTCCGTATCAAAAATCTCATGATCCCGGCAAAAGAAGACGGTTCCCGCGTTGAAGGCGGCGAAACCCTGTTCCAGCCAACCGGCGAACCTATGGCCATTTACGATGCTGCAATGAAGTATGTTGCTGAAGGCACGCCAACCATGATTTTCGGTGGCGAAGAATACGGTACGGGTTCTTCCCGTGACTGGGCAGCAAAAGGGACGCAATTGCTGGGTGTCAAAGCTGTCATCGCCCGTTCTTTTGAACGTATCCACCGCTCCAACCTGGTTGGCATGGGTGTATTGCCACTGCAATTTATCGGCACTGACAGTGTTGATACTTTGGGCATCACTGGCAATGAATCCTTTGATCTCAAAGGTATAGAAGATGAAATCAAGCCACAGCAAGAAGTGACTCTGGTCATCAACCGTGCCAACGGTGAGAAGAAGGAAGTCAAGGTCTTGCTGCGCATCGATACACCTATCGAAGTTGACTACTACAAACATGGCGGCATCTTGCCATTCGTCTTGCGTCAATTGCTGGCAGCCTAA
- a CDS encoding GntR family transcriptional regulator, whose product MNAIIPTANNPTATPATPGAGVGASSLSASPTFSPLYQQIKALITQSLQSGEWKPGELIPSEMELASRFKVSQGTVRKAIDELSAENLVVRRQGKGTFVATHHEARSQFRFLRLAPDEGVPHYPENRIIEVKRMRAPAEVARLLDIKSGDSVVFIRRVQSFSGVPTILDDLWLPGSIFKGLTAERLNEYKGPMYGLFETEFGTHMIRASEQIRAVCADAAIAGLLNVDAGTPLLNVERVSFTYGDKPVELRRGLYLTMNHHYRNELS is encoded by the coding sequence ATGAACGCTATCATACCAACCGCAAATAATCCGACTGCTACCCCGGCTACTCCAGGTGCTGGCGTCGGTGCATCGTCTTTGAGTGCTTCTCCCACCTTCAGTCCATTATATCAACAGATCAAAGCACTGATTACCCAGAGCCTGCAATCCGGCGAATGGAAGCCGGGCGAGTTGATCCCCAGTGAGATGGAGTTGGCCAGTCGCTTCAAGGTCAGTCAGGGTACGGTGCGCAAGGCGATTGATGAGTTGTCGGCTGAAAACCTGGTGGTGCGTCGGCAGGGTAAAGGTACTTTTGTCGCCACTCACCATGAGGCGCGTTCCCAGTTTCGCTTCTTGCGTTTGGCGCCTGATGAGGGGGTGCCACATTATCCGGAGAATCGCATCATTGAAGTAAAGCGTATGCGTGCACCGGCAGAAGTGGCGCGTTTGCTCGATATCAAATCTGGTGATTCCGTCGTTTTTATTCGACGTGTTCAATCTTTTTCTGGTGTCCCCACTATTCTTGATGACCTGTGGTTGCCCGGTTCCATCTTCAAAGGCCTGACGGCTGAGCGTCTGAATGAATACAAGGGGCCTATGTACGGTTTATTTGAAACTGAATTTGGCACGCACATGATACGGGCTTCCGAGCAAATCCGGGCGGTTTGTGCAGATGCAGCGATAGCCGGTTTGCTGAACGTTGATGCTGGCACGCCTTTGCTCAATGTGGAGCGTGTTTCTTTTACTTATGGTGACAAGCCGGTTGAGTTGCGCCGTGGCTTATATCTGACGATGAATCATCACTACAGAAATGAATTGAGCTAA
- the sdhA gene encoding succinate dehydrogenase flavoprotein subunit produces the protein MAAIKSTIPSRRFDAVIVGAGGSGMRASLQLAEAGLNVAVLSKVFPTRSHTVAAQGGIGASLGNMSEDNWYWHMFDTVKGSDYLGDQDAIEFMCREAPKVVYELEHFGMPFDRNADGTIYQRPFGGHTANFGEKPVQRACAAADRTGHALLHTLYQRNVRARTHFFVEWMAIDLIRDAEGDVLGVVALEMETGEVMMLEAKTTIFATGGAGRIWAASTNAFINTGDGMGMAARAGLPLEDMEFWQFHPTGVAGAGVLITEGVRGEGGILVNSQGERFMERYAPTLKDLAPRDFVSRSMDQEIKEGRGCGPNKDHVMLDLRHIGADTIQKRLPSILEIAHKFANVDATKEPIPVVPTIHYQMGGIPTNIYGQVVAPKNGGSEIVNGLYAIGECACVSVHGANRLGTNSLLDLLVFGRAAGNHVVASNLKARSNKDLPADAADLALSRLSKLETSTGSERVQDVANAIRGTMQQYCGVFRTDELLQTGYKKIMELDERRKHVSFKDKSKVFNTARVEALELDNLIETAKATITSAAARKESRGAHAHRDYEQRDDVNWMKHTLWYSEGNRLDYKPVVTKPLTVETFKPKARTF, from the coding sequence GTGGCTGCAATTAAATCCACAATCCCAAGCCGCCGTTTTGATGCGGTCATCGTTGGTGCCGGTGGCTCCGGCATGCGCGCTTCGCTGCAATTGGCAGAAGCTGGCCTGAATGTTGCCGTACTGTCTAAAGTATTTCCTACCCGTTCTCATACGGTGGCTGCGCAGGGCGGTATTGGTGCTTCCCTGGGTAATATGTCCGAAGACAACTGGTACTGGCATATGTTTGACACGGTCAAGGGTTCTGATTACCTGGGTGACCAGGATGCGATCGAATTCATGTGTCGTGAAGCACCAAAGGTCGTGTATGAGCTCGAACATTTCGGTATGCCTTTTGACCGTAATGCGGATGGCACGATTTATCAGCGTCCTTTTGGTGGTCACACTGCCAATTTTGGTGAAAAACCAGTGCAGCGTGCCTGCGCTGCAGCTGACCGTACAGGTCATGCCTTGCTGCATACTTTGTATCAGCGTAACGTCCGCGCCCGTACCCATTTCTTTGTTGAGTGGATGGCAATCGACCTGATCCGTGATGCGGAAGGTGATGTGTTGGGCGTTGTCGCGCTGGAGATGGAAACTGGCGAAGTCATGATGCTGGAAGCCAAAACCACGATATTTGCCACTGGCGGCGCCGGTCGTATCTGGGCTGCTTCTACTAATGCATTTATCAATACCGGTGACGGTATGGGTATGGCTGCTCGCGCTGGTTTGCCACTCGAAGATATGGAGTTCTGGCAATTCCACCCGACCGGTGTTGCCGGTGCTGGTGTCCTGATTACTGAGGGTGTGCGAGGTGAGGGCGGTATTCTGGTGAATAGCCAGGGCGAGCGCTTCATGGAGCGTTATGCGCCTACACTGAAAGATCTGGCCCCACGCGACTTTGTTTCCCGTTCCATGGATCAGGAAATTAAGGAAGGCCGTGGCTGTGGTCCGAATAAAGATCACGTCATGCTGGACCTGCGTCATATCGGTGCTGACACCATTCAAAAACGTTTGCCATCGATTCTGGAAATTGCGCACAAGTTTGCCAATGTGGATGCAACCAAGGAACCGATTCCTGTCGTTCCTACGATCCACTATCAGATGGGTGGTATCCCGACCAATATCTATGGTCAGGTAGTTGCTCCGAAAAACGGTGGCAGCGAAATCGTCAATGGTTTGTATGCAATTGGTGAATGTGCCTGTGTATCTGTGCATGGTGCAAACCGTCTGGGTACGAACTCCCTGCTTGATTTGCTGGTGTTTGGCCGTGCAGCGGGTAATCATGTGGTTGCAAGTAACCTCAAGGCGCGCAGCAATAAAGATTTGCCTGCTGATGCAGCTGATCTGGCGCTGTCACGTTTGTCCAAGCTGGAAACCAGTACGGGTTCCGAGCGCGTGCAAGATGTTGCCAATGCGATTCGCGGCACCATGCAGCAGTACTGCGGCGTGTTCCGTACTGATGAATTGCTGCAAACCGGCTACAAGAAAATTATGGAGCTTGATGAGCGTCGCAAGCATGTTTCTTTCAAGGATAAATCCAAGGTCTTCAATACTGCCCGTGTAGAAGCACTGGAACTGGATAATCTGATCGAAACAGCCAAGGCAACTATCACATCCGCTGCTGCCCGTAAAGAATCCCGTGGCGCACATGCGCACCGTGATTACGAACAGCGCGACGACGTGAACTGGATGAAGCATACCTTGTGGTATTCCGAAGGCAATCGCCTCGACTACAAGCCAGTCGTGACCAAACCACTGACTGTAGAAACCTTCAAGCCTAAAGCCCGTACATTCTAA
- a CDS encoding CoA ester lyase, producing MHPSTVLFQDQTLPVILPVCDHYAGSEKLMRKSIALQQELGGVFDITLDCEDGAAAGNEINHANLVTSLVNGTDNHYQRLGVRVHDVHHPAFEQDLEIILPACADKLAYLVLPKINNVAELQTALQRINHVGKRTDGQPVPVHVLIESHGALAEVQQIAALPQVECLSFGLMDFVSAHFGAIPASAMRSPGQFSHPLVLRAKLEIAAACHRYGKVASHNVTTEIKDASVVANDAHRAASECGYTRMWSIHPDQIRPIIEAFTPDENDIHDAIGILGQAKKQDWGPIQWQGQLHDRASYRYYWTILKRAQSGSFVLPAATQELI from the coding sequence ATGCACCCATCTACAGTACTTTTTCAGGATCAAACTCTACCGGTTATATTACCGGTCTGCGACCATTACGCAGGATCTGAAAAATTGATGCGCAAATCGATTGCGCTACAACAGGAACTGGGTGGAGTTTTTGACATCACTCTCGATTGCGAAGACGGCGCGGCCGCTGGCAACGAGATCAACCATGCCAATCTGGTCACCAGTTTGGTGAACGGTACAGATAATCATTATCAGCGCCTGGGCGTGCGGGTGCATGATGTACATCACCCCGCATTTGAGCAAGACCTGGAAATCATCCTCCCTGCATGTGCAGACAAACTCGCTTATCTGGTTCTACCAAAAATCAACAATGTTGCCGAATTGCAGACTGCTCTTCAGCGCATTAATCATGTTGGTAAAAGAACTGATGGCCAACCGGTCCCTGTCCACGTCTTGATAGAAAGCCATGGCGCGCTGGCAGAAGTGCAGCAGATTGCCGCCCTGCCCCAGGTAGAATGCCTGTCTTTTGGCTTGATGGATTTTGTGTCCGCCCATTTTGGTGCCATACCTGCATCGGCGATGCGCTCACCTGGGCAGTTCAGCCACCCCCTGGTCTTGCGGGCCAAGCTTGAGATTGCTGCAGCCTGTCATCGCTACGGCAAGGTAGCCTCACACAATGTTACCACCGAGATCAAAGACGCCAGCGTCGTGGCGAATGACGCACATCGCGCAGCCAGTGAGTGCGGCTACACACGTATGTGGAGCATACATCCAGACCAGATACGTCCCATCATTGAGGCATTTACGCCTGATGAAAACGACATCCATGATGCCATAGGCATCCTGGGTCAGGCAAAAAAACAGGACTGGGGCCCCATACAATGGCAAGGACAGTTACATGACAGAGCCAGTTACCGTTATTATTGGACAATTTTAAAACGTGCCCAGTCCGGGTCATTTGTTTTACCAGCAGCAACACAAGAGTTAATCTAG
- the gltA gene encoding citrate synthase: MTNSETKATLSFSDGSPALEMPIYKGSIGPDVIDIRKLYGSTGMFTYDPGFMSTAACNSSITYIDGDKGELLYRGYPIEQLAVNGGDFLETCYLLLNGELPNADQKKEFVATVTNHTMVHEQMQFFFRGFRRDAHPMSVLVGTVGALASFYHDSLDINDPHHREVSAIRLIAKMPTLVAMAYKYSIGQPFVYPRNDLSYSANFMHMMFSTPCEPYKTNEVLVRALDRILILHADHEQNASTSTVRLAGSSGANPFACIAAGIACLWGPAHGGANEAALSMLEEIGSVDNIPEFIAQVKDKNSGVKLMGFGHRVYKNYDPRAKLMRETCYEVLQELGLQDDPLFKLAMALEKIALEDEYFVSRKLYPNVDFYSGIVQRALGIPTALFTGIFALARTVGWIAQWKEMISDPEQKIGRPRQLFVGAAKRDVPAIDKR, encoded by the coding sequence ATGACAAATTCTGAAACAAAAGCCACCCTATCATTCTCCGATGGCTCACCAGCCCTGGAAATGCCGATTTACAAGGGCTCTATTGGTCCCGATGTCATCGACATCCGTAAATTGTATGGTTCTACCGGCATGTTCACCTATGATCCAGGTTTCATGTCCACGGCCGCCTGTAATTCTTCCATTACTTATATTGATGGCGACAAAGGCGAGCTGTTGTACCGCGGCTATCCTATCGAGCAACTGGCAGTCAATGGTGGTGACTTCCTGGAAACCTGCTACCTGTTGCTGAATGGCGAATTGCCTAATGCAGACCAGAAGAAAGAATTTGTAGCGACCGTCACCAATCACACCATGGTGCACGAGCAGATGCAATTCTTCTTCCGCGGCTTCCGCCGTGATGCGCATCCTATGTCGGTATTGGTTGGTACAGTAGGTGCACTGGCATCCTTCTACCATGATTCGCTAGATATCAATGACCCGCATCACCGCGAAGTGTCAGCTATCCGCCTGATCGCCAAGATGCCTACACTGGTTGCGATGGCCTATAAATATTCTATCGGCCAGCCTTTCGTGTATCCACGCAATGACTTGTCTTACAGCGCGAACTTCATGCACATGATGTTCTCTACACCATGTGAGCCATACAAAACCAATGAAGTGCTGGTGCGCGCCCTGGATCGTATCCTGATCCTGCACGCAGATCACGAGCAAAATGCTTCTACATCGACAGTGCGTCTGGCAGGTTCTTCTGGTGCCAATCCATTTGCCTGTATCGCTGCTGGTATCGCTTGCCTGTGGGGTCCTGCCCACGGCGGTGCAAATGAAGCTGCATTGAGCATGCTGGAAGAAATCGGCAGCGTCGATAATATCCCTGAGTTCATCGCTCAAGTCAAAGACAAGAACTCTGGCGTCAAGCTGATGGGCTTTGGTCACCGTGTCTACAAAAACTATGACCCACGCGCCAAACTGATGCGTGAAACTTGCTATGAAGTGCTGCAAGAACTGGGTCTGCAAGATGATCCACTGTTCAAGCTGGCCATGGCACTGGAAAAAATCGCGCTGGAAGACGAATACTTCGTCAGCCGCAAACTGTATCCTAACGTCGATTTCTACTCTGGTATCGTACAACGTGCACTGGGTATCCCAACTGCATTGTTCACCGGTATCTTTGCTCTGGCGCGTACAGTAGGCTGGATCGCTCAGTGGAAAGAAATGATTTCTGATCCTGAGCAAAAAATCGGTCGCCCACGTCAGTTGTTTGTTGGCGCAGCCAAACGTGATGTACCAGCTATAGATAAGCGTTAA
- a CDS encoding succinate dehydrogenase iron-sulfur subunit, with product MARTLKFKIYRYDPDKDAKPYMQDLTVELQDTDKMLLDALQRIKSDVDDSLALRRSCREGVCGSDAMNINGKNGLACTTNLNELSEPIVLRPLPGLPVIRDLIVDMTQFFKQYNSIKPYLMNDSIPPEKERLQSPAEREELDGLYECILCACCSTSCPSFWWNPDKFVGPAGLLQAYRFIADSRDQATGERLDNLEDPYRLFRCHTIMNCVDVCPKGLNPTRAIGKIKELMVRRAV from the coding sequence ATGGCACGTACACTGAAATTTAAAATCTATCGCTACGATCCGGACAAGGATGCCAAGCCTTACATGCAGGACTTGACCGTTGAGTTGCAAGACACTGACAAGATGTTGCTGGATGCCTTGCAACGCATCAAGTCTGATGTTGATGACTCCCTGGCGCTGCGCCGCTCATGCCGTGAAGGTGTGTGTGGTTCTGATGCAATGAACATCAATGGTAAAAATGGTCTGGCTTGCACCACCAATCTGAATGAATTGAGCGAGCCTATCGTCTTGCGCCCTTTGCCAGGCTTGCCTGTCATTCGCGACTTGATCGTGGATATGACGCAATTCTTCAAGCAATACAATTCCATCAAGCCTTACCTGATGAATGATTCCATTCCTCCGGAAAAAGAACGCCTGCAGTCTCCTGCCGAACGTGAAGAGCTTGATGGTCTGTATGAGTGCATTCTGTGCGCATGCTGCTCGACTTCATGCCCATCTTTCTGGTGGAATCCTGATAAATTCGTCGGTCCGGCAGGTTTGCTGCAGGCTTATCGCTTTATTGCCGATTCACGTGATCAGGCAACTGGCGAACGTCTTGATAATCTGGAAGATCCTTATCGCTTGTTCCGTTGCCACACGATTATGAATTGTGTGGATGTCTGTCCTAAAGGTCTGAATCCTACCCGTGCTATCGGTAAGATTAAAGAACTCATGGTTCGTCGCGCGGTCTAA
- the sdhD gene encoding succinate dehydrogenase, hydrophobic membrane anchor protein — protein MANNNIGPKRLVVGASYGLRDWLAQRVTAIVMALYTVILLGLFLTGKNFNQAAWAGIFAMQWFKLATFSVVICLLYHAWVGMRDIWMDYVTHNVFVRLVFQVATILWLIACAGYAAQILWRV, from the coding sequence ATGGCAAATAATAATATTGGACCAAAGCGCCTGGTCGTGGGAGCAAGTTACGGTTTGCGTGACTGGCTGGCGCAGCGTGTTACTGCCATCGTCATGGCACTGTACACCGTCATTTTGCTGGGTTTGTTTTTGACGGGCAAAAACTTCAATCAGGCTGCCTGGGCTGGCATATTTGCCATGCAATGGTTCAAGCTGGCGACTTTCTCTGTTGTTATCTGCCTGCTTTATCACGCCTGGGTTGGTATGCGTGATATCTGGATGGATTATGTGACGCACAACGTATTTGTTCGTCTGGTATTTCAAGTTGCCACTATTCTGTGGCTGATTGCTTGTGCTGGCTATGCTGCACAGATTTTGTGGAGAGTATAA
- a CDS encoding succinate dehydrogenase assembly factor 2: MSESQAISHQSDPVKRARLRWRARRGLLENDLILTRFLDANEESLTDEEVDAFSRLMELPDNTLMDLIMAKTKPEAEVDLPHVHALLLRLQTA; the protein is encoded by the coding sequence ATGTCTGAGTCACAAGCTATATCCCATCAAAGCGACCCGGTAAAGCGGGCAAGGCTGCGGTGGCGGGCAAGGCGCGGTTTGCTGGAAAACGATCTGATCTTGACACGTTTTCTTGATGCCAATGAAGAATCCCTGACAGATGAGGAAGTGGATGCCTTCAGCCGCCTGATGGAATTGCCGGACAATACATTAATGGATCTGATCATGGCCAAGACAAAACCGGAAGCCGAAGTCGATCTGCCTCATGTACATGCATTATTGCTGCGCCTGCAAACGGCGTAA
- the sdhC gene encoding succinate dehydrogenase, cytochrome b556 subunit, which produces MSEVVRTKPRFGVMRLIDATGYRLPLAGFVSILHRASGMLMFLLLPFILYLLDKSLTSEATFAELQALTSGVFVKLIILALSWAYLHHFCAGIRHLLMDLHYGLDKDSARQSAVSVLAISLVLAALVALKLFGVF; this is translated from the coding sequence ATGTCTGAAGTTGTAAGAACCAAGCCACGCTTTGGTGTAATGCGCTTGATAGATGCAACCGGTTACCGGTTGCCGCTGGCAGGCTTTGTTTCCATCTTGCACCGGGCAAGTGGAATGCTGATGTTCCTGTTGTTGCCATTCATCTTGTATCTGCTCGATAAGAGTTTGACATCAGAAGCAACATTTGCCGAATTGCAGGCATTGACATCTGGTGTTTTCGTTAAGCTGATCATCCTGGCTTTGTCGTGGGCTTATCTGCACCATTTCTGCGCTGGTATCCGCCACTTGCTGATGGATTTGCACTACGGTCTCGACAAGGACAGTGCACGTCAGTCAGCGGTGAGTGTGTTGGCGATCAGTCTTGTGCTGGCAGCATTGGTAGCCTTGAAACTGTTCGGAGTATTTTAA